GATCGGGACACTAAAGACGTTCGAACTGCCGTTCATTATGACCAACGGTGGCCCTGCCGGTGCGACTCGGACCTTGAGTCTCGAGATCATGAATAACCTGTTTGGTCAGTACAAGTTCGGCTTTGCCAGCGCGCTCTCTATTGTGATGCTGTTCATCATCGTGTTTGTGGTGTTCTTTATGAACAAGTTCTTGAAAAATCGTGAGGCAAATGTATGAGTGTCGCCGTGAGTCAAACTACAGCAAGTCAATCCAAGAACTTGCAAAAACCACGTACTATTCGATGGAAGAAGGTTGGTGAGATTGGGGCCAACGCTTTTGTTCTTTGTATGGTGTTGTCAATGCTAATTCCCGTGGTTTACATGGTGATGATGTCATTTCGGACTGGCGCGGAGATAGCGGAGAACCCGCTTGGATTCCCTGGCAGGCTTTATCTCGGAAACTATATCAATACGCTGGATAGCATGAACTACTTCTCGAGTGTGATTAACTCAGTTGGAATCACCTTGTCCGTGACCCTTTTGGTCTCTTTTCTGGGATCTCTGGCGGCTTATCCTTTGGCACGTAAAACGGGTCGTTATTCACGCCTGTTTATCATGATGGTCGCACTGGGTTTGGCGATGCCTAACTTTGTCAATATCACACCCATTTATGTGATGTTTAGGGAGCTTGGCCTGCTCGACAGTTTTACTGGCATCATCATTGTATTTACGGCACTCAACCTGCCATTAGCCGTATTTTTCTACACCGGATTTATCGGCGCGATACCAAAAGACCTCGAAGAAGCTGCTAGGCTAGATAACTGTAATGATTGGCAAATCTATTGGCATGTCATTAGGCCACTTTTGACTTCTGCGACGGCAACCCTGTCTCTGTTTGTGATGCTGATGGTTTGGAACGACTTTATCTATCCACTGCTACTGCTTAGTGACAGCAGTAAGTTTACTGTAATGATCGAGGTCTATCGATTTGTTGGTAACCGTAATATCGAGCCTGACATGCTATTTCCTGCAGCGGTATTAGGCTCACTACCTTTGCTTGTACTGTTTGTGTTCTTCCAAAAACGTATCCTTTCAGGGGTGACGGCTGGAGCGGTGAAGTAGTTTGAACATCGGCGCGGCGATGACGTCGCGCAAGACATTATATTTGGAGTAAATCATGGCTGAAATAGCACTGAAAAATGTAATTAAGCGCTTTGGAGATGTTCAAACAATCCACGGTGTCGATCTTGGTATTAACGAGGGTGAGTTTGTGGTATTTGTCGGCCCTTCTGGCTGTGGCAAATCAACGCTGCTGAGACTGGTCGCGGGGCTTGAGGAGATCACTGATGGCGAGATCTATATCGACAATCAACTCATGAACGAGGTGGACCCTGCCGAGCGTGGCGTAGCGATGGTGTTCCAAAGCTATGCGCTCTATCCACATATGACGGTAGAAGAAAATATGGGCTTTGGCCTTAAGATGTCAGGTGTTGATAAACCAGAGATCAAGCGCCAAGTGTTAGCTGCGGCAAAGTCGCTACAGCTGGAAAAGCTGCTTGACCGTAAGCCGAAGGAGCTCTCGGGAGGTCAGCGTCAGCGTGTTGCTATTGGGCGCGCTATTGTCAGAAATCCAAAAGTGTTCTTGTTCGATGAACCGCTCTCTAACCTTGATGCTGAGTTGAGGGTAGAGATGCGCTTGCAGATTGCCAAGCTTCACCAAGACCTGCAAAACACTATGGTCTACGTGACCCATGATCAGGTCGAGGCGATGACGCTCGCTGACAAAATTGTAGTATTGAGAGATGGTCGAATAGAGCAGGTCGGAAGTCCACTGGAGCTTTATCATAAACCGGCGAATCAGTTCGTCGCTGGCTTTATCGGTTCACCGAAAATGAACTTTGTTCCTTGTGAAGTCGACAGTCAGCAAGAGGGCGTTGTCGTACTTAAGACGGGCAACGGCCAGTTTATCCGCCTTCCTAAGCATCTCGATAGCGATTTAGTGCCAGGGTCAAAGGTGACGTTGGGGGTTCGCCCAGAGCATATTGCGGTTGATAGCAGCAACGACATCAAAATACAGTTTCAAAGTGAAGTCGTTGAGAGGCTAGGCAACAGTACCTACTTGTTTGGTCAGGCAGGGGGTATGGATGGCTTTAAGGTGCATCTTGCTGGGGATGAAGATTTGGGTAAGTTCTCCAATCTGGAGTTAAGCTTCAGCGTTGATAATTGTCACCTATTCAATGACCAAGGGATATGTCTTACGAATTAAATTACTCGCAGCTATAGAAGTTTCTCGTAGCGATAGTCCTCAAAAACAAGGTCCGCCATTTGGCGGACCTCTTTAGTTAATACGTTTGGAAATTAAGTCACTGTAATGCTTCAGTGTGCCGATTAAGCTGTCCATTCGTTCATCGGGCATGTATGGCTTAATACTGGTCACCGAGATAGCAGCAATGATGTTGCCATACTTGTTGCGAATCGGTACCGCAACGCAGCGTACCAGCTCTTCGTTATCTTCTAAGTCAAAGCTAAAGTCATGTTTTGAGTAGTTGGCCATACGATCCAACATTTCGTTGAGATCGAGATTCTTTTCCTTTTTAATCAGTCGACGCCACTCCATTTGCGGCATATCGATCATTAGAGATTTACCAATACCAGTCGCTGCTAAAGGCAGTCGATCACCAATACGCGAGCGTAGCTCTATTGCTCGTTTCCCAGAAATCTTATCGAGATAAAAAATGTGGTCCTCATCCTTGATACCAAGGTGGACGGTATCTTTGGTTTCTTCTGCCAGCTCGCACAGCAGTGGATGAGCAATTTCTTTTAGTGGCATATCCTTCTGAGCACGGTTGCCAAGCTGAATCATCTTAGTGCCGAGTACCAAACCTAACCCTTTCACTTCACGAATGTATCGAGCTTCAATGAGCCCTTGGAGGATACGGTGCACAGTCGACTTCGGTAGCTCGGTATGTTGGCATATCGTCTTGAGCTGTCGGTGACCATCGGCAATTGCGTCGATAACATCGATGGCTTTGTTTAGTGCTTGATTACCAAGATTTTGAGACATTTAATCTACCTCTTTGATTTCCTTATCAACAAAGCGTATTGGATTTGTTGCTTTACAACCGTGATAGGTATCATTGTTCCTTTCAAGAGAAATATGTTCCCATAATGTGGAACAGAGCTGAGTGGTTTTATCTGCCTACCCGCAAATGCTAGGGTGTCGATGGCGGCTAGTTTGCACCGCAACAACGCTTATACTTTTTGCTGCTTCCACAAGGGCAAGGGCTGTTTCGACCGATGGATTTCTGGTTGCTTTGCGAAAGCGCACGCTCTTTCAAGTAAATCATAATGTCTGACGCTGGTCTTCCATGTTTGAGCAACTGTGCCATGATCTTCATGGGCTCTTCAGTATGTTTAAAGTGGCTAAAGTAGGCGTGACATAGATAGTTGTGATCTGGCTTACCGCTTGGACCGAGCTCAAAACGATGCTTTGGGCATCCACCGTGACAGGCAAAGCGATACCGACAGTCCAGACATTTTTGGTTGAGCGTTTCTGACTTGTCTTTGCCAAACTGAATCGCTTCTTGTGAGTTGTTCATCTCTTGAATAGAGGCTTGGTGAATATTACCGAGTTTGTATTCGGGATAGACATAATGATCGCATTGATAGAGGTCGCCATTCGCTTCAAGTGCAAAAGCGTGACCGCAACGCTGAGAGAAAATGCACACTCCCGCCGGTTCTCCTAGCCAGCTAGCAAGTGTGGAATCGAAGCTCTGAACAAAAGTGTGTCCCACATCATGTCTTACCCAGTGGTCGAAGATGGCATTGAGGAACTTGCCGTAAGCGTCAGGAGTGACTGACCAGGGTGTGACAGGAGACATGGTCTCACCCGGTGCAGCTAACGTAAGCTGTTCACTTTGAGTCGTTTCTCTCTCGACGATAGGGATAAACTGGATAAATGTAGAACCGATGCTTTTCAAAAACTCATATACGCGCATTGGCTGCTGTACATTTTTAGCATTGACTACCGTTAACGTATTGAACTCGACACCGTGTTTGTTTAGAAGCTTTATGGCTTCCATAACTTTATTGTGCGTTCCGCGTTTGGAGCGGGTCACTCGATAGTGATCGTGTAGGTCTTCTGGGCCATCAATTGAGACACCAATCAGAAATTGGTGTCGTTTGAAAAACTCGCACCATTCGTCATTAAGCACTAATCCATTAGTTTGAAAAGCATGTCGAATAGACTTTCCACCGCCATACTTGTCACAAAGCTCCACCACTCGTTGGTAGAACTCCAAACCTAATAGAGTCGGCTCACCACCTTGCCAAGCAAAATCAACGAACTCGCTTTGCTGAGCTTCAATGTGTTGTCGAACAAATTGCTCCAACGTTTCATCTGACATACGCCAGTTCTGTTGCCTTTCAGGATAGAGCATGTCCTTCTCAAGATAGAAGCAGTATTTGCAGTCAATATTGCAGACAGAGCCAGAAGGCTTCGCCATGACGTGACAAGAGGGTATTTGTTGCATGGGTAATCCTAAAACAAAAATTGGTGCCAGATGAAAAGCAGATAACTGCCTGACAGCAGCAAAATCACAGCGCTTAGAGCGACTTTCACTCGCGCTTCATCGTGAGAGACCGCCATACGATCAAAGAATTGGCGAGTAAAACGGATCTTGTTGTACAAAGTACTCACTGATGCAAATACCATGGCCGTCAAGCCTATCCATACTAAGGGGACGAACTCGACCGTCCCTCTTATGTATATCAAGCCAACGCAGAACAACACTAATTGGGTTCTTAGCCACGACATCGAGGTTCGCTCGGGTTGAAGTCCTTTGTCGCGAATCAAGTTCATAGTGTAATCGCGAGTATGACAGTCAGTGTTAACAGCAACATAGTGCCACTTATGACTTTGAGAAAGCTGGTGTATCTTAGCTGAGCCTTATTTCGCATTGCCTTTTCATTGTCGGCCCATCGGCGGTAGGCAAACACAGCTAGTAGCCCTGCGCACAAACACAAAAATGAAGAAATTAACACACGTACTAATGGACTAGCTAAACCTGGCGCAAGCTGGTCTAAAGCAATTGCACCAGCTAACGATGCAAGTGAAGTCCTTATCCATGCTAAATAGGTTCGCTCGTTAGCGAGAGAAAAACGGTAATCCGGCGCTTCGCCATGATCGCGCCATGAGTGATGGTTGGTGTTTTTGAGTTTTTTCATCATGATGGTTCTAAGCTAGGGATTTGCGATAATTGACTAACAAATTCAAATCAACTGGACTCGGTTTGCGGCTCTCTTTTTGCAACACTCCGGTCTCTTTTAAAGTCTTGCAATAACGTATAACTGTCGTGATATCTGTTCCACTGTATTCCGCAATTTCTCGATAGGTCCACGGGTAATCTGGATACATTTCAAAGAAATGCGAGATAGTATCGAGAATACGTTTCTTGGCGCTAAAAGCGTTGAACTGCATTAACCTTTTCTCTGCTTCTCCAAGTTCAAAGCAGACTTCTTTCATTAGGTAACTGGCAAGGCTAGGGGCGAGTTCATCAAGCGATTTAAAATCGTTTACAGTAATCTTAACGATCTCGCTATCTAGCATAGCTCTGGCGGTTGAAGGGTAGTTTTGGCCAGTAAACAGCGAGCGATAGCCAAAGTAGCTGCCAGGGCCATAGATTCTTAACAGTGACTCTTTGCCACTTTCGGTGACTTGATACAAACCAATCTGACCACGTTCAACATAGTAGAACCCTTTAGCTGACTTGCCATTACGGTACACTACCTGCTTTTTTGAAAAACGGGTTAATTCGGTGTGTGATTCAAATGAGTAAATGGATTCTAAGATCATTGGCACCAGCCGTTATTTGAAACTTGTTGTTAAGATACTCCATAAAGTAATGACTAAATATGACTATCGCCATAAAATGATAATTAAGACTGCGAATAAAATGTTAGCAATTGAAAAGCTATAAGAATCAGTTGGTAAGTGTCTAACCTAGCGTCTGGATAGTGGTCTCAGGTGTAGAAACTACACCTAATTCGGTAATGCAGAAGCATGGTAAAACACTACCCAAAGCGACTAGCATATTCCCGACAAACACGAGCAATATGCACTCCAACTCGAGCAATTCGAATGTTGCTATTGCTAATTCACACGATGTGATTTCTAGCCTTTTTTGGTATCTAACGGCAACGGACTGGTGCCAGCTTTTCCCTCCTTAGCCTCCGCTTATCTTTGTGGGCTTACTCACTTCAATGAGAAACATCCTTCATCTTTGTAAACGTTTCCATATGGTTCATTGCTTGTCCTGCGTGTTTTGGTGTTTTCATACTCCGAATGAGGGTCTACACAATGAATCAGGCGTTTCACTAGGTGGGATTTTAGTGGTAACGTTTACACTAAGTCGATCTTGATCACGGAAACTCATTCTGAATGGTTGTTAGTATTTTAAGCAGATTGAAAACGCTACAAAGAGTGTTTTGACAACTGAGTGATGCTCAACATCGAAAATGAGTGGAGAGGGAAAATGAAAGTTCTGGTGACAGGCGGCGTAGGGTATATCGGTAGCCACACTTGTGTACAGATGATAGAGGCAGGTATTGAACCTATTATCGTTGATAACTTGTGTAATGCGAAAGTTGAGGTGCTCAGTCGAATTGAATTACTTACTGGGAAACAGCCGACGTTTTGCGAGGGAGATGTTCGCGATGAAGCGTTTCTCGATTCGGTGTTTGAAGCTCATGATATTCATGCCGTTATTCATTTTGCAGGGCTAAAAGCGGTTGGCGAGTCTGTCGCTAAGCCTCTCGAATACTATGACAATAATGTCAACGGTTCTTTGGTCTTGGCTCGTTGTATGCGCAAGGCGAGTGTTAAGCGATTGGTTTTCAGCTCATCGGCGACCGTTTATGGTGATCCGCAAAGTGTGCCAATTACTGAAGATGCCCCAACAGGCGCTACTACCAACCCATATGGACGCAGCAAGTACATGGTAGAGGAGTGCCTGAGGGATCTGTTTAATGTAGATAAAGAATGGAGTATTACTTTGTTGCGTTATTTCAATCCTGTTGGAGCGCATCCGTCTGGTTCTATAGGAGAGGATCCGCAGGGCATACCCAACAATCTAATGCCCTATATTGCTCAGGTTGCCGTCGGGCGCCGAGAAAAACTCTCCGTATTTGGTAGTGACTACCCAACTCATGATGGTACCGGTGTTCGTGATTACATACACGTCATGGATTTGGCCGATGGACACATCGCTGCATTGAAAACGGTGGGTCAAGAATCCGGTTTGCATGTTTACAATCTTGGGACTGGTCGTGGTTCCAGTGTACTCGACATGGTATCGGCTTTCTCATCTGCTTGCGGAGAACCGATCCCCTATGAGCTTTGTGAGCGTAGGGCAGGAGATATCGCTGAGTGCTGGTCGAGCCCAGGTAAGGCAGAACGTGATCTCCAATGGAAGGCGACGCGAACTATTAATGAAATGGCGCGAGATACTTGGCATTGGCAATCCAATAATCCGAGCGGTTACTAGTGCGGCTCAACCAGTATTTAAATAGTGAGAAATAGAAATGTCGAAAATTGAGTTTAATCCTGTTGATCATCCCCATCGCCGCTTCAACCCCTTGACGGGAAACTGGGTGTTGGTGTCTCCTCATCGAGCAAAGCGTCCTTGGAGTGGAGCCGACGAGAAGCCTGCAACCGATGAGTTACCTGCTTATGATGGCCAGTGTTTTTTGTGTCCTACCAACGAGCGTATCTCCGGTGATGTTAACCCCGACTATCAAGGCACGTATGTGTTCAACAATGACTTCGCTGCGTTGATGTCTGATTCACCTAATGCACCAGAAAGTGATCA
This is a stretch of genomic DNA from Vibrio maritimus. It encodes these proteins:
- a CDS encoding anaerobic sulfatase maturase; translated protein: MQQIPSCHVMAKPSGSVCNIDCKYCFYLEKDMLYPERQQNWRMSDETLEQFVRQHIEAQQSEFVDFAWQGGEPTLLGLEFYQRVVELCDKYGGGKSIRHAFQTNGLVLNDEWCEFFKRHQFLIGVSIDGPEDLHDHYRVTRSKRGTHNKVMEAIKLLNKHGVEFNTLTVVNAKNVQQPMRVYEFLKSIGSTFIQFIPIVERETTQSEQLTLAAPGETMSPVTPWSVTPDAYGKFLNAIFDHWVRHDVGHTFVQSFDSTLASWLGEPAGVCIFSQRCGHAFALEANGDLYQCDHYVYPEYKLGNIHQASIQEMNNSQEAIQFGKDKSETLNQKCLDCRYRFACHGGCPKHRFELGPSGKPDHNYLCHAYFSHFKHTEEPMKIMAQLLKHGRPASDIMIYLKERALSQSNQKSIGRNSPCPCGSSKKYKRCCGAN
- a CDS encoding Crp/Fnr family transcriptional regulator — protein: MILESIYSFESHTELTRFSKKQVVYRNGKSAKGFYYVERGQIGLYQVTESGKESLLRIYGPGSYFGYRSLFTGQNYPSTARAMLDSEIVKITVNDFKSLDELAPSLASYLMKEVCFELGEAEKRLMQFNAFSAKKRILDTISHFFEMYPDYPWTYREIAEYSGTDITTVIRYCKTLKETGVLQKESRKPSPVDLNLLVNYRKSLA
- a CDS encoding ABC transporter ATP-binding protein: MAEIALKNVIKRFGDVQTIHGVDLGINEGEFVVFVGPSGCGKSTLLRLVAGLEEITDGEIYIDNQLMNEVDPAERGVAMVFQSYALYPHMTVEENMGFGLKMSGVDKPEIKRQVLAAAKSLQLEKLLDRKPKELSGGQRQRVAIGRAIVRNPKVFLFDEPLSNLDAELRVEMRLQIAKLHQDLQNTMVYVTHDQVEAMTLADKIVVLRDGRIEQVGSPLELYHKPANQFVAGFIGSPKMNFVPCEVDSQQEGVVVLKTGNGQFIRLPKHLDSDLVPGSKVTLGVRPEHIAVDSSNDIKIQFQSEVVERLGNSTYLFGQAGGMDGFKVHLAGDEDLGKFSNLELSFSVDNCHLFNDQGICLTN
- a CDS encoding carbohydrate ABC transporter permease, translating into MSQTTASQSKNLQKPRTIRWKKVGEIGANAFVLCMVLSMLIPVVYMVMMSFRTGAEIAENPLGFPGRLYLGNYINTLDSMNYFSSVINSVGITLSVTLLVSFLGSLAAYPLARKTGRYSRLFIMMVALGLAMPNFVNITPIYVMFRELGLLDSFTGIIIVFTALNLPLAVFFYTGFIGAIPKDLEEAARLDNCNDWQIYWHVIRPLLTSATATLSLFVMLMVWNDFIYPLLLLSDSSKFTVMIEVYRFVGNRNIEPDMLFPAAVLGSLPLLVLFVFFQKRILSGVTAGAVK
- a CDS encoding YidH family protein — protein: MMKKLKNTNHHSWRDHGEAPDYRFSLANERTYLAWIRTSLASLAGAIALDQLAPGLASPLVRVLISSFLCLCAGLLAVFAYRRWADNEKAMRNKAQLRYTSFLKVISGTMLLLTLTVILAITL
- a CDS encoding IclR family transcriptional regulator, which codes for MSQNLGNQALNKAIDVIDAIADGHRQLKTICQHTELPKSTVHRILQGLIEARYIREVKGLGLVLGTKMIQLGNRAQKDMPLKEIAHPLLCELAEETKDTVHLGIKDEDHIFYLDKISGKRAIELRSRIGDRLPLAATGIGKSLMIDMPQMEWRRLIKKEKNLDLNEMLDRMANYSKHDFSFDLEDNEELVRCVAVPIRNKYGNIIAAISVTSIKPYMPDERMDSLIGTLKHYSDLISKRIN
- the galE gene encoding UDP-glucose 4-epimerase GalE, whose protein sequence is MKVLVTGGVGYIGSHTCVQMIEAGIEPIIVDNLCNAKVEVLSRIELLTGKQPTFCEGDVRDEAFLDSVFEAHDIHAVIHFAGLKAVGESVAKPLEYYDNNVNGSLVLARCMRKASVKRLVFSSSATVYGDPQSVPITEDAPTGATTNPYGRSKYMVEECLRDLFNVDKEWSITLLRYFNPVGAHPSGSIGEDPQGIPNNLMPYIAQVAVGRREKLSVFGSDYPTHDGTGVRDYIHVMDLADGHIAALKTVGQESGLHVYNLGTGRGSSVLDMVSAFSSACGEPIPYELCERRAGDIAECWSSPGKAERDLQWKATRTINEMARDTWHWQSNNPSGY
- a CDS encoding DUF202 domain-containing protein, with the translated sequence MNLIRDKGLQPERTSMSWLRTQLVLFCVGLIYIRGTVEFVPLVWIGLTAMVFASVSTLYNKIRFTRQFFDRMAVSHDEARVKVALSAVILLLSGSYLLFIWHQFLF